Proteins encoded together in one Pseudomonas sp. TCU-HL1 window:
- a CDS encoding MerR family transcriptional regulator, which translates to MRKHLSISALAKEVDITTRAIRFYEEQGLLAPERRGHERTYTSKDLVRLKLILRGKRMGLSLAECRDLIEMYELSDGKSKQAEMTLVKIAEKRVFLERQILEINQLAIELDGIAEHFQMIMNGHPDSLNA; encoded by the coding sequence ATGAGAAAACATCTTAGTATTTCAGCGCTTGCCAAAGAGGTTGACATCACTACTCGTGCAATTCGTTTTTATGAAGAGCAGGGGTTGCTGGCACCTGAGCGGCGCGGGCATGAGCGCACCTATACCTCAAAGGACCTGGTAAGACTTAAATTGATTTTGCGTGGAAAGCGGATGGGCCTTTCTTTGGCAGAATGCCGAGACCTGATAGAAATGTATGAATTGTCAGATGGCAAGTCCAAGCAGGCTGAGATGACTCTGGTCAAAATTGCAGAAAAAAGAGTGTTCCTTGAGCGACAGATATTAGAGATCAACCAGCTTGCCATTGAGTTGGATGGAATAGCTGAGCATTTCCAAATGATAATGAACGGTCACCCAGACAGTTTGAATGCGTAA
- a CDS encoding VPA1269 family protein, translated as MPTELHSEIALHPDATCLSGYWSGKIIQVNKTEKILYLRENLATSDVIKLISEFNLSNIQSWLSYEGHIKPSKPGYSILRWDNLPQFKAYACRKGSKIYTTQTLENLVSSLGGEDHAIQAIKDAWTSDGLGLGLKAFRSNYAHNIICEHATLLLPTDALSDLEPSSLLEDLLTIHNTKNSTFTPKGFTLDDVGKQKEPFDKARKSLIASPAGKALKRLSPDLYDYLRSTGSSGAWLVWTKFQMACSKWLMLGSLNFYWLLPQSTNFFTSALTVLSKQLKNIPEWNNLLNYQKDYPSWLATLYASSTLRDIADTPQDILEHVPCDVGGVNRKSSIKKLLQAHDSAHPFPLEFLHSTARKARLSKTKKYSEEWANESLTGGWKLFFDIWIKATPNSSLSSRKQFDYIHEWGIIRGIRNPFYISPLDLYDIHKPGNNYDFRSFLAERQSSLSTTSDRASSCWAATNTIFDRTINLSKLYKPAGYPELPEKLRNPFADIPNPFKRASKTGKTPRSRLLEDVQEMIIEELLGLVEQERSIYLPKHNDKGQLILDFTGNPILEEHPTKIIVKVPTFAWARKWFEENYPDKRKSQSPAWFLKDGHWIWNPSSSVELSLLLLAPLRGKQARWLDQGLLDRMLFDFNDNKIKINTHPLSQFRYPNGMSHEEFYGSPSAAVQLQQDFLTGAFEPIIWCSTNKTAIWSNGQCSGYALPWPDGITLMLSDNEEIQQKGQQLSRVYEVLRYQYEFVEKFDPHPSPLTFADVIEDSVLIPHDADVRLRLPWFVPLCRQIGNEINVTWPNGTVHRASLPISKTQLEKLYNALCLHVERKIQQEIGLKVDILTEHVTSNITTAIENRRAKFDIHSLRVAGISRLIELGVPAHLVSEYIAGHSTIVMTMRYFKTTPMHIRGKIIDAMVNGDLIDGFETVIERLRIQSEGTNFIPLSSRVQECTDDIPFDFASLAPVPGGLCIMGGKGPSCEVCAIKERESPDEGISIEFERKLGGCAGGRFYRTGPDFLMSQALEANKLMLLLRRKSRERKAALSELKELSHQIQEIELAKPESLSAKELRRLNNLKARLSMSKKHFADQDESLAPVVQQWYQRWRDYNDSNALKIQINESPQKQPMILIGDSEFVDLSPEIIKGNDFTLSRTILEQSLCYVRNGLEFPEDSRMLVADFLNKIFAIEDTEILLLFNTPRSEPSQNRLTTVLASLVSDIFGDDKIQSAASTGTPLGFDKVLVEKIKSLCVNSAATNTCSELTYQLKPIKLRPTASSD; from the coding sequence ATGCCCACAGAGCTTCACAGCGAAATCGCACTGCATCCAGATGCAACCTGTCTGAGTGGGTACTGGAGCGGAAAAATCATTCAGGTCAATAAAACTGAAAAAATCCTGTACTTAAGAGAAAACCTCGCAACAAGCGATGTCATCAAACTGATCTCTGAATTCAACCTTTCAAACATTCAATCTTGGCTGAGCTACGAAGGCCACATAAAGCCCTCAAAGCCAGGATATTCAATATTGCGCTGGGATAATCTACCGCAATTTAAGGCGTATGCATGCCGAAAAGGATCTAAGATCTACACAACACAAACCCTAGAGAACTTAGTTTCCAGCCTTGGCGGTGAAGACCATGCCATTCAAGCAATAAAGGACGCATGGACCTCGGACGGACTGGGGCTAGGCCTTAAAGCATTCCGATCAAACTACGCACACAACATAATATGTGAGCACGCCACCCTCCTCCTCCCGACTGATGCGCTTTCAGATTTGGAGCCGTCAAGTTTGCTGGAAGATCTGTTGACTATCCACAACACTAAGAACAGTACTTTTACTCCGAAAGGCTTTACGCTTGATGATGTCGGCAAACAGAAGGAACCGTTCGACAAAGCTCGGAAGTCTCTTATCGCTTCTCCAGCAGGAAAAGCACTCAAACGATTATCACCTGATTTATACGATTATCTTCGCTCAACAGGCTCTTCCGGCGCATGGCTTGTCTGGACAAAATTCCAAATGGCTTGCAGCAAGTGGTTGATGCTTGGCTCCCTAAATTTCTATTGGCTTCTCCCCCAAAGTACAAATTTTTTCACAAGCGCATTGACCGTGCTATCTAAACAACTCAAGAATATCCCGGAGTGGAATAATCTCTTAAATTACCAGAAAGATTATCCATCCTGGCTCGCCACATTATATGCAAGCAGCACATTGCGCGATATCGCCGACACTCCACAGGATATCCTAGAGCACGTGCCATGTGACGTAGGCGGTGTTAATAGAAAATCAAGCATCAAGAAACTTCTGCAGGCCCATGATAGCGCCCATCCATTCCCGCTTGAATTTCTACACTCCACTGCTCGCAAAGCGAGGCTCTCCAAAACAAAGAAATATTCGGAAGAATGGGCTAATGAATCATTGACTGGCGGGTGGAAACTATTTTTTGATATCTGGATAAAGGCAACCCCTAACTCATCACTGTCTAGCAGAAAACAGTTCGACTATATCCATGAATGGGGAATAATTCGCGGGATAAGAAACCCGTTTTATATCAGCCCGTTAGATCTATACGATATCCATAAGCCAGGAAACAACTACGATTTCAGAAGTTTTCTTGCCGAAAGACAATCCTCGTTATCCACAACCTCAGATCGCGCCTCCTCTTGCTGGGCTGCAACCAATACCATTTTTGACCGCACAATAAATCTCTCAAAGCTGTACAAGCCCGCGGGCTATCCAGAACTTCCGGAAAAGCTACGGAATCCTTTTGCAGACATACCAAACCCATTCAAAAGAGCCTCCAAGACCGGAAAGACTCCTCGAAGTCGTCTCCTGGAGGACGTTCAGGAAATGATAATCGAAGAATTGTTAGGCCTCGTCGAGCAGGAGCGCTCAATTTATCTACCCAAACATAACGACAAAGGACAGCTAATTCTAGACTTTACAGGCAATCCAATTCTCGAAGAGCACCCAACCAAAATTATAGTTAAAGTGCCTACCTTTGCGTGGGCAAGAAAATGGTTTGAAGAAAATTATCCAGATAAAAGAAAAAGCCAGAGTCCCGCTTGGTTCTTAAAAGACGGCCATTGGATCTGGAATCCATCTTCGTCTGTAGAGTTGTCTCTATTACTTTTGGCTCCACTGAGAGGAAAACAGGCCAGATGGCTTGATCAAGGGCTACTTGATCGTATGTTATTCGACTTCAACGACAATAAAATCAAGATCAACACCCACCCACTAAGCCAGTTCCGATATCCAAATGGTATGTCACACGAAGAATTTTATGGCTCACCGTCAGCTGCTGTTCAGCTTCAGCAGGACTTCCTGACTGGTGCCTTTGAACCAATCATTTGGTGCTCAACGAACAAAACTGCAATTTGGTCGAATGGCCAGTGCAGCGGGTACGCCTTGCCGTGGCCTGACGGAATCACACTCATGCTGAGTGATAATGAAGAAATACAACAAAAGGGGCAGCAGCTTTCTCGAGTCTATGAAGTGCTTCGTTATCAGTATGAGTTCGTAGAAAAATTTGACCCGCATCCAAGCCCATTAACTTTTGCAGATGTAATTGAAGACTCAGTTCTGATCCCACATGATGCGGACGTACGCTTGCGTCTACCATGGTTTGTCCCTCTGTGTAGGCAGATTGGTAATGAAATTAACGTTACCTGGCCAAATGGGACGGTCCATCGTGCCAGCCTCCCTATTTCAAAAACACAACTTGAAAAGCTTTACAATGCTCTGTGCCTCCACGTGGAGCGAAAAATTCAACAAGAAATCGGATTGAAGGTAGACATCCTTACTGAGCATGTCACCTCTAATATAACCACAGCTATTGAGAATAGGCGGGCGAAGTTCGACATACACTCACTGCGCGTGGCAGGAATAAGTCGCCTTATAGAATTGGGAGTGCCTGCACACTTGGTCTCTGAATACATAGCAGGACATTCCACCATTGTTATGACCATGCGCTACTTCAAGACCACACCAATGCATATCCGTGGAAAGATAATCGATGCGATGGTAAACGGCGACCTAATTGATGGATTTGAGACTGTCATTGAAAGATTAAGAATCCAGTCTGAAGGGACGAATTTCATCCCCCTCAGCTCAAGGGTACAAGAATGCACAGATGATATTCCCTTTGATTTCGCTTCCCTTGCACCAGTTCCTGGCGGACTTTGTATCATGGGAGGGAAAGGGCCAAGCTGCGAAGTTTGTGCAATCAAAGAGCGCGAGAGCCCAGATGAAGGTATATCTATCGAATTTGAACGCAAGCTTGGTGGATGTGCTGGTGGAAGGTTCTATAGAACAGGGCCTGATTTTTTGATGTCGCAAGCATTGGAAGCAAACAAATTAATGTTACTTCTGCGACGAAAATCGAGAGAGCGCAAAGCAGCTCTCAGCGAACTGAAGGAACTTAGCCATCAAATCCAGGAAATAGAACTAGCCAAACCAGAGTCTCTCTCTGCGAAAGAACTCAGACGACTCAACAACCTTAAGGCTCGCCTGTCGATGTCCAAAAAGCATTTTGCTGATCAAGACGAATCATTGGCCCCAGTCGTTCAGCAATGGTACCAGCGGTGGCGCGATTATAACGATTCAAACGCATTAAAAATCCAAATTAATGAATCACCTCAGAAACAACCAATGATTCTTATTGGTGATTCCGAGTTTGTCGATCTGAGCCCTGAAATAATCAAAGGAAACGATTTCACGCTGTCCCGCACTATTCTTGAGCAATCGCTATGCTACGTTCGAAATGGCCTTGAATTCCCGGAGGACAGTCGAATGCTGGTTGCGGATTTTCTCAATAAAATATTTGCAATAGAGGACACTGAAATTCTTCTACTTTTCAATACGCCACGATCCGAACCGTCTCAAAATCGTCTCACCACAGTTTTGGCAAGTCTAGTTTCGGATATCTTCGGTGATGACAAAATTCAATCAGCGGCCAGCACCGGAACTCCACTCGGGTTTGACAAGGTACTCGTGGAAAAAATTAAGAGCCTTTGTGTTAATTCTGCTGCTACCAACACTTGTTCAGAGTTAACGTATCAACTCAAACCAATAAAATTACGTCCCACCGCATCAAGTGATTAA
- a CDS encoding site-specific integrase: MAYNPWFEIVWVYDTDFEGRQFPLVYLANGLPGYVINQFIYDLLLRNTGHSKLELIVRSLCHLYAFTCAKYGTRHLSESESANLIADFIDAKEFGTDKYCIKRGERYDWLRYLGLNWEPLAHSSSAKKSTLMGYLRAITEFDRWQSAFHNTARLSPTEEVFLSAWQRFQDFKNREKWDMLIHLNNARSNKREIPDESIASKFKSNQKGNNYRSCPKAFPPHRIIELVENATTNPRDKLIILIMLGGSLRRAEPLHLFRDDVEGMDIMGQARIRLADPNTGMCEWADENGRNVCGTRAEYFEKHWRIVNSDLPRSHYFRNLAPRSELDRRNQGLHAGFKGMTFSAAEQVNPFLNTEFYQYDKNYVWWCDPRIGAYWYKLFEEYRKKYLNRNPYTNEFISLRHPWLFIKIENSAEYGMPLTISALKSVWRKIKKKLDINQRLSWHSLRHFFGYYCASVLNLTLEQTQVLMHHADITSTEIYYSPSGDRIRQAIVAAYLKTSESSKINSSPIFARVASIVFPPHWTNDQHEAWLYTCQMRSALDN, translated from the coding sequence GTGGCTTATAACCCGTGGTTCGAGATCGTTTGGGTCTATGACACAGACTTTGAAGGTCGCCAGTTCCCCTTGGTCTATCTGGCGAATGGACTTCCCGGATATGTAATTAACCAGTTCATCTATGACCTCCTCCTACGTAATACCGGCCATAGCAAACTAGAACTCATTGTCCGTTCGCTGTGCCATCTCTACGCTTTCACCTGCGCCAAATATGGCACTCGCCACTTGTCGGAATCTGAATCCGCCAATCTAATCGCCGACTTTATTGACGCCAAAGAATTTGGCACAGATAAATACTGCATCAAACGCGGAGAAAGATATGATTGGCTTCGCTACCTAGGGCTTAATTGGGAACCATTGGCTCATAGCTCTAGTGCGAAGAAGAGTACTCTTATGGGCTACCTCCGCGCGATAACTGAATTTGATAGATGGCAATCGGCATTCCATAACACTGCAAGACTAAGTCCTACCGAAGAGGTATTTCTTAGCGCATGGCAACGCTTCCAAGATTTTAAGAATCGAGAAAAGTGGGACATGCTGATCCATCTAAACAACGCAAGATCGAACAAAAGAGAGATTCCTGATGAAAGCATTGCAAGCAAATTCAAATCAAACCAGAAAGGAAATAACTACAGAAGCTGTCCAAAGGCATTTCCTCCCCACAGAATTATCGAACTAGTTGAAAATGCAACCACCAACCCAAGAGACAAACTCATCATATTGATAATGTTGGGCGGGAGTTTGCGGCGAGCAGAACCACTCCACCTCTTCCGCGATGACGTAGAAGGAATGGACATCATGGGTCAAGCCAGAATTAGGCTGGCAGATCCTAATACAGGCATGTGCGAATGGGCTGATGAGAACGGAAGAAATGTCTGTGGGACTAGGGCCGAATACTTCGAAAAACACTGGAGAATAGTTAACTCTGATTTACCCAGATCTCATTACTTTCGAAATCTGGCCCCGCGCTCAGAGCTGGATCGCAGAAACCAAGGGCTTCATGCGGGCTTCAAAGGCATGACCTTCAGCGCAGCTGAGCAAGTCAATCCATTCTTAAATACTGAATTTTACCAATACGATAAAAACTATGTTTGGTGGTGCGATCCGAGAATCGGCGCTTACTGGTACAAACTATTCGAAGAGTATAGAAAAAAATATCTTAACCGAAACCCATACACCAATGAATTCATAAGCCTAAGACACCCATGGCTATTCATTAAAATTGAGAATAGTGCTGAATATGGAATGCCTCTAACGATATCCGCACTAAAATCGGTCTGGCGAAAGATAAAGAAAAAATTAGACATCAATCAACGCCTATCATGGCATAGCCTCAGACACTTCTTTGGCTACTACTGCGCAAGTGTACTGAATTTGACGCTCGAACAGACCCAAGTCCTTATGCACCACGCCGACATTACATCAACCGAGATCTATTATAGCCCCAGCGGTGACCGCATTCGGCAGGCGATTGTCGCCGCTTACTTGAAAACGAGTGAAAGTTCAAAAATCAATTCGTCGCCCATCTTCGCAAGAGTCGCCTCCATTGTATTTCCTCCACACTGGACTAACGACCAGCATGAAGCATGGTTGTATACATGCCAAATGCGTTCTGCGCTTGATAATTAG
- a CDS encoding DUF6216 family protein, with protein MNTDAPFVSFTQIFDVIKWVVPFALLLFAFIFIRMRAGSAGFLLHRLWTLLGGKKDFENSFLQGESNRLDDFEKIKYVTGIRFKSLANVMATLDWLKDREIGLEELIRARTHFIPQDISIRLPNVGRWNAFSNVTMVMFVVSALLVLLVSFSPAWFFVKKTGSLFWVTEDSAGLLSSDWEFTHDNCAAKGGSWADQSIPENHDRGVVCKLLDSEDKNKIIKSAIHSQIGAAGIILLLCGYIMVAAARAYVSAKLAADLHNRVTQEASLAPEP; from the coding sequence ATGAACACTGATGCACCGTTCGTGTCGTTCACCCAAATTTTTGATGTAATTAAATGGGTTGTTCCATTCGCGCTCCTGTTGTTTGCTTTTATATTCATTAGAATGCGTGCCGGATCAGCAGGTTTCTTGCTGCATCGACTGTGGACGCTATTGGGTGGAAAGAAGGACTTCGAAAACTCTTTTTTGCAGGGCGAGAGCAACAGGCTGGATGACTTCGAAAAAATTAAATATGTCACTGGAATTCGATTCAAAAGCCTAGCCAACGTAATGGCCACATTAGATTGGCTGAAAGACCGTGAAATAGGGTTGGAGGAGTTAATTAGAGCCAGAACTCACTTCATCCCTCAGGACATTTCTATCCGACTTCCAAATGTCGGAAGGTGGAATGCCTTTAGCAATGTAACGATGGTTATGTTTGTCGTCTCGGCTCTACTCGTGCTCTTAGTTAGTTTTAGTCCAGCATGGTTTTTTGTAAAAAAAACAGGTTCACTTTTCTGGGTAACCGAAGACTCCGCTGGTCTTCTCTCAAGCGACTGGGAGTTTACGCATGATAATTGCGCAGCGAAAGGTGGAAGCTGGGCAGATCAGTCTATCCCTGAAAACCATGATAGAGGAGTAGTGTGTAAACTACTCGATTCGGAGGACAAAAATAAAATTATAAAATCGGCCATTCACAGCCAGATTGGCGCTGCGGGAATAATCCTACTGCTATGTGGATATATAATGGTCGCCGCTGCGCGAGCATACGTATCCGCTAAGCTTGCCGCTGATTTACATAATCGTGTAACTCAAGAGGCTAGTTTAGCGCCTGAGCCATAG
- a CDS encoding hydroxymethylglutaryl-CoA lyase, with protein sequence MTLPSFVRLVEVGPRDGLQNEKQIISVADKVRLVDDLTAAGLSYVEVGSFVSPKWVPQMAGSGEVFAQIQRKAGVTYGALTPNLKGFEAAVEAGVKEVAVFAAASESFSQKNINCSIAESLERFVPMMEAAKAHGISVRGYVSCVLGCPYEGEVPAEQVAAVAAELYAMGCYEVSLGDTIGTGTAGKTRQLIDAVGARVPRDHLAGHFHDTFGQAVTNIYASLLEGITVFDSSVAGLGGCPYAKGATGNVATEDVLYLLNGMGIETGIDMSKLVAAGQRICSALERKSNSRVSKAMSAQII encoded by the coding sequence ATGACTCTCCCTAGCTTTGTGCGGTTAGTCGAAGTGGGCCCGCGCGATGGCCTGCAGAACGAGAAGCAGATCATCAGCGTCGCCGACAAGGTGCGTCTGGTGGACGACCTCACCGCCGCTGGCCTCAGCTACGTCGAAGTCGGCAGCTTCGTCTCGCCCAAGTGGGTGCCGCAGATGGCAGGGTCGGGCGAAGTATTCGCGCAGATCCAGCGCAAGGCCGGCGTGACCTACGGGGCCCTGACACCGAACCTGAAAGGCTTCGAGGCCGCTGTGGAAGCCGGGGTGAAGGAAGTGGCGGTGTTCGCCGCCGCGTCCGAGTCCTTCTCGCAGAAGAACATCAACTGCTCCATCGCCGAGAGCCTGGAGCGGTTCGTACCGATGATGGAAGCGGCCAAGGCTCACGGCATCAGCGTGCGCGGCTATGTGTCCTGCGTGCTGGGCTGCCCCTATGAGGGCGAGGTGCCGGCCGAGCAGGTGGCCGCCGTCGCCGCTGAGCTTTATGCCATGGGCTGCTACGAGGTTTCCCTGGGCGACACCATTGGCACCGGCACCGCTGGCAAAACCCGCCAACTGATCGATGCAGTGGGTGCCCGCGTACCGCGCGATCACCTCGCCGGCCACTTCCACGACACCTTTGGCCAGGCGGTGACGAATATCTACGCCAGCCTGCTGGAGGGCATCACCGTGTTCGACAGCTCGGTCGCGGGACTGGGCGGCTGCCCCTACGCCAAGGGCGCTACCGGCAACGTCGCCACCGAAGACGTGCTCTACCTGCTCAATGGCATGGGCATCGAGACGGGTATCGACATGAGCAAGCTGGTAGCCGCCGGGCAACGCATCTGCTCGGCACTTGAGCGCAAATCAAACTCTCGGGTATCGAAGGCAATGAGCGCTCAAATCATCTGA
- a CDS encoding glutathione S-transferase family protein, with protein sequence MITLYHCMSARSFRPLWMLEELGLSYELVMLPFPPRVHARHYLDINPLGTIPALLDDQLLMTESSAICEYLAVKFGPTPLGVIPEEPDYGSYLNWLHFGEATLTFPQTIVLRYGQFEEEQRKLPQAVDDYTRWFLGRLRAVESALETREYLCQDRFTAADVSVGYAIMLASFIGLESSFTANIRKYWERLQAREGFRKALEVQERAAIEQGTPLIHSPLIGR encoded by the coding sequence ATGATCACCCTCTACCATTGCATGAGTGCCCGTTCATTTCGTCCATTGTGGATGCTTGAAGAACTCGGGTTGTCGTATGAATTAGTAATGCTGCCTTTCCCGCCACGCGTACATGCGCGTCATTACCTAGACATCAACCCGTTGGGTACTATTCCAGCCTTGCTTGATGACCAGTTGCTGATGACCGAATCCTCTGCCATCTGTGAATATTTGGCAGTGAAGTTTGGGCCGACACCCCTGGGCGTTATTCCCGAAGAGCCTGATTATGGGAGTTACTTGAATTGGCTGCATTTCGGCGAAGCGACATTGACCTTCCCTCAAACAATAGTTTTGCGGTATGGGCAGTTTGAAGAAGAGCAACGCAAGCTTCCACAGGCAGTAGATGACTATACGCGTTGGTTCTTAGGTCGCCTTCGGGCCGTTGAGTCCGCGCTGGAAACGCGAGAGTACCTCTGCCAAGACCGTTTTACTGCGGCTGATGTTTCTGTTGGCTACGCAATCATGCTCGCCAGCTTTATTGGTCTGGAGAGCAGCTTCACAGCAAACATTAGGAAGTACTGGGAAAGACTTCAGGCGAGAGAAGGTTTCCGTAAAGCGCTGGAGGTACAAGAGCGTGCAGCGATTGAACAAGGCACGCCACTTATTCACTCTCCCTTGATTGGGAGGTGA
- a CDS encoding histone-like nucleoid-structuring protein, MvaT/MvaU family: MSKLAEFKALEAQLAEQLKQLDAMKSDVGLKREIEFESKLRALMAEYDIGLRGIIALLDPQVSVRKESHAAGQRRARQIKTYKNPHTGEAIQTKGGNHRVLKAWKAEFGAQTVESWLQ, encoded by the coding sequence ATGTCGAAACTGGCAGAGTTTAAAGCGCTTGAGGCTCAGCTTGCTGAGCAGCTTAAACAACTGGATGCGATGAAGAGTGATGTAGGCCTTAAGCGTGAAATTGAGTTCGAGTCGAAATTGCGGGCTCTGATGGCGGAGTACGACATTGGCCTCCGTGGCATCATTGCTTTGTTGGATCCGCAGGTCAGCGTGCGCAAGGAGTCTCACGCAGCTGGTCAACGTCGGGCACGCCAAATCAAGACCTACAAAAATCCACACACGGGCGAAGCTATACAAACCAAGGGTGGAAACCATCGTGTGCTGAAAGCTTGGAAAGCAGAATTTGGGGCCCAGACCGTCGAGAGTTGGCTGCAGTAG
- a CDS encoding inositol monophosphatase family protein has product MNCVDLLARVIEQVLSVGKLLAAEWDRPDGPRGSGDKAEVDVEIEVALRRELLALLDCDFWGEETGRRLTGHEFCWVVDPNDGTSDFLLGRRGSAISVGLLQNAVPVLGVVYAPVTNDRGPDCISWAKGTGGVLRNGQILLHRLEHLELAIGSKLLVSTAAVNKAELNAKLCFPAEFIPMPSIAYRLARVAAGDAVAGVSLVPVSAHDIVAGHAILIGARGVLLNQLGNPITYESEAYLSKSSLRCFGGAPRACQELSRRNWDELFIAP; this is encoded by the coding sequence ATGAATTGCGTGGATTTGTTGGCGCGGGTGATTGAGCAGGTGTTGTCAGTTGGGAAGCTGCTGGCTGCAGAATGGGATCGCCCTGATGGTCCGAGAGGTAGCGGGGACAAGGCCGAGGTCGATGTCGAAATTGAGGTGGCGCTGCGCAGAGAGCTGCTCGCCCTGTTGGACTGCGATTTCTGGGGTGAAGAGACGGGCCGTCGCCTCACTGGGCATGAGTTCTGTTGGGTAGTAGATCCCAACGATGGAACAAGTGACTTCCTGCTTGGGCGTCGGGGGTCGGCGATATCGGTTGGGCTTTTGCAAAATGCGGTGCCCGTGCTCGGCGTCGTCTACGCGCCGGTTACCAACGACCGAGGGCCTGACTGCATTTCCTGGGCGAAAGGTACAGGAGGCGTCCTGCGCAATGGCCAGATCCTTCTTCATCGGCTTGAGCACCTTGAGCTAGCAATAGGTAGCAAGCTGCTGGTGAGTACTGCAGCGGTCAACAAGGCAGAACTCAATGCCAAACTCTGCTTTCCCGCTGAGTTCATCCCCATGCCGAGCATTGCGTATCGCTTGGCCCGAGTAGCGGCCGGAGATGCTGTGGCCGGTGTCTCTCTCGTTCCTGTCTCAGCGCACGATATTGTTGCGGGTCATGCCATTCTCATTGGTGCCAGGGGCGTCCTACTCAATCAATTGGGCAATCCGATCACCTACGAGTCAGAAGCGTATCTGTCGAAATCCTCGCTAAGGTGTTTCGGGGGCGCCCCCCGAGCATGCCAGGAGCTCTCGCGTAGGAACTGGGACGAGCTGTTCATCGCACCTTAA